The genome window TGCTGACGGTCGGCTGTGCTGCGCGCCGCCAGCGATCAGTCCGGCGTCTTCTCGGCCAGCAGGCCGGCGATGACGTCGAGGGTCTCGCCGGGATCGCGTACGCTCAGCGTGTCGATGCCCGCCTCCTTGACCGGGTAATCGTTCCCGCCCGGGAAGATCGCGTCGCCGATGAACAGCATCGCGCCTAGGGCAATTCCGCTTTCCTCGCCGAGGCGCCGCAGGGCGAACGCCTTGTCGACCCCGGCGCGGGTGATGTCGATCGACGTGGCGCCGCCCATGTTGATCGAAAAACCGGGGAGCCGCCGCCGCAGGTCGGCCTGAATGATCTTGCGCTTGGCGAAATCCGGATCCCACCGCTCCTTGGCGTCGAGCGGCGCCTGCTGGCCGAGCGCCGAAAAGGTGATCTGGCTTCCGCGATCCTCGATCCGCTCTCCCCACGTCCGCTCCGGAACGAAGCCCGTGGCGGCGAGCGCGGCGTCGAAGGCCGCGAGAATTTCCGCGCGCTGAGCGGCGGCGAAAATATCCGCGTAGACGGGATACCAGCCGGCCTCGCGGTAGCGGTACAGCTTGGCGCCGGTGGTCGGCATAAGCCAGAGATTACGCTTGGCGGCCTTGGCCGGGAGCCGTCCGGCAACCTGTTTGTCGAACTGCGGCCAGTCGCCGCCTGAAACGATTGCGACCTGGCGCACCTCGAGCAGCTGCGCCAGCGCCCCGGCCATCTCGGGTTCAAGCGGCTGCTTGCTCTCGGCGAGCGTGCCGTCGAGATCGAACGCAATCATCTGTTTCATCGAGGGGAACAGCCTTTGCTCCGGCATTGCGGCGACCAGCTAGCCCGCGTCGTCGTCGCAGTCATCCTTAATGCCTACGGCTTCCCCTGGAAGAGTTCCACGAAGCGGTCCTGTCACTCATTGCGCCCATATTCGTCCTCAATGCGGACGATGTCGTCCTCGCCCAGATAGGGGCCGCACTGCACCTCGATCAGGTGGAGCGGAACCTTGCCGGGATTGGCGAGACGGTGGGCGGTGCCGGCGGGGATGTAGGTCGATTCATTTTCCTGAAGCAGCCGCACATCGTCGCCGATCGTCACTTCCGCCGTGCCCGTCACCACGACCCAGTGCTCCGAACGGTGATGATGTTTCTGGAGCGACAGGCGGGCGCCAGGCTTCACCACGATCCGCTTGGTCTGGAAGCGATCGCCGCGATCGGTGGTCTGGTATGACCCCCACGGCCGGAACACCTCGGAAGCGCTGACCGCTGCCTCGTCGCCGCGTTCGCGCAAGATGTCGACCGCCAGCTTGACGTCCTGCGAGCGTTCGAGATCGGTCACGAGCACGGCATCGCGGGTAACGACCACGCCGATCCCCTCCAGCCCCAAGGCGACGACCAGCCTGTCATGGTCGGACCGCAGCAGGCAGTCCCGGCTGTCGAGCGCGATGGCGGATCCCTGGATGACGTTGCCGGCGTCGTCCTTGGCGGAAATATCCCACAGCGAGGACCAGGAGCCCACGTCGGACCAGCCGATATCGACTGGCACGACATAGGCGTTGGCGGTCTTTTCCATCACCGCGAAATCGATCGAGATGCTCGGCGCGGCCGCGAATTCCTGCGCCGCGGGGCGAGCGAACACGCCGTCGCGCGCGATCTCGCGGCTGGCGGACCGAACCGCCGCGGCAACGTCGGGGGCGTGGGCCGCCAGGTCGTTGAGCATGGCGCTGGCGCGAAAAAGGAACATGCCGCTGTTCCACAGGAAGCGGCCGTCAGCGAGATAGTCGCCGGCCAATTCGACGCTGGGCTTCTCGACAAAGCGAGCAACGCGGTGAACGCCCGTCCCGGCTTCAGTCTCCGCGCCGATCTCGATGTAGCCGTAGCCGCTGTGCGGGCTGTCGGGGACGATGCCAAAGGTGACCAGCCCCCCGGCCGCAGCGGTGGGAGTCGCCGCCGCCACCGCCGCGCGAAAAGCGGCTTCGTCGCGAATCACATGGTCCGAAGGAAGAACAAGCAGGATCTCGTCGCCAAGCTGATCGCGGGCAAAGCTGGCGGCCAGCGCGATGGCCGGAGCAGTGTTGCGCCCTGACGGCTCGAGCAGGATTGCTTCCAGCGTGAGACCGTCGCGTTCGAACTGATCCTTGATGAAAAAGCGATGCTCCTCGTCGCCGACGACGATCGGGGCGGCAAAAGCGGGTCCAGTGACTCGGCCGGCGGTGACCTGAAGCATCGTCCGGTCGGCGGCGATCGGCAGCAATTGCTTGGGAAAGGCGAGCCGCGAGACGGGCCACAGCCGAGTGCCCGCACCGCCCGACAGGATGACCGGACGCACAATGAGATCGCTCGGCATCTGACCCGCCGTCATCCGATCCCACGCATAACATCTTGCTCCCGTCTTGCAGAAAAGGGCCGCGCCCGATTCTGCTGGCTTTCTTCCCCCTTGCGCATAGGCTTTGCAAGCGGCGCCAGTGGCACGGGGCATGAATGGCAATGCGTTGGAAGCTTCTGAGCGTAATCGGTGCGCTGGTGATCGCCGGCGGTGCGATCCTGGCCCAGAAATCCGGACTCGGCGACAAATTGTCCCGGAGCCAGCTCGGGCCGATTGCGGCTCTGTCCCTCAGGCTCGGCGCCGGCCCGGCCGAAGATCCCAGCAATCCGCCGCCACGAGTCGGCACCAACCTTGACCCGTTGGCCTATTGGTCCACCGCGACGCCGTTCCTCGACCTGATGAAAAGCTCGAGCCGATGGATTGCACAACCGCCGCATCAATGGGACAGCGGGGAACCGCTCGACCTCGATGAGCATGGCTGGGTCCGGTCACTCCCGACAAAGGGCCCACTGACGCACCGTGCGGCCGGTCTGGCGGTGTTGCGCGATGCGGGAAGCGCCGCCCCGCCACGCGCACGCTACGTCATTCTGTATGAAGGTGAAGGCACCATCGGCGGGATGGAAGGCCAAGGCACGCGGACCCTGTCGAGCGATCGCAAGCGTGGCAGGGTCGTTGTCCAGGCGGCTGATAAAGGGGCGTTGCACCTCGTGATCACGTCGACCGATCCGAACAGGACCGGCAACTACATCCGCAACATCCGGAT of Sphingomonas mesophila contains these proteins:
- a CDS encoding HAD-IIB family hydrolase, which encodes MKQMIAFDLDGTLAESKQPLEPEMAGALAQLLEVRQVAIVSGGDWPQFDKQVAGRLPAKAAKRNLWLMPTTGAKLYRYREAGWYPVYADIFAAAQRAEILAAFDAALAATGFVPERTWGERIEDRGSQITFSALGQQAPLDAKERWDPDFAKRKIIQADLRRRLPGFSINMGGATSIDITRAGVDKAFALRRLGEESGIALGAMLFIGDAIFPGGNDYPVKEAGIDTLSVRDPGETLDVIAGLLAEKTPD
- a CDS encoding mannose-1-phosphate guanylyltransferase/mannose-6-phosphate isomerase, translating into MPSDLIVRPVILSGGAGTRLWPVSRLAFPKQLLPIAADRTMLQVTAGRVTGPAFAAPIVVGDEEHRFFIKDQFERDGLTLEAILLEPSGRNTAPAIALAASFARDQLGDEILLVLPSDHVIRDEAAFRAAVAAATPTAAAGGLVTFGIVPDSPHSGYGYIEIGAETEAGTGVHRVARFVEKPSVELAGDYLADGRFLWNSGMFLFRASAMLNDLAAHAPDVAAAVRSASREIARDGVFARPAAQEFAAAPSISIDFAVMEKTANAYVVPVDIGWSDVGSWSSLWDISAKDDAGNVIQGSAIALDSRDCLLRSDHDRLVVALGLEGIGVVVTRDAVLVTDLERSQDVKLAVDILRERGDEAAVSASEVFRPWGSYQTTDRGDRFQTKRIVVKPGARLSLQKHHHRSEHWVVVTGTAEVTIGDDVRLLQENESTYIPAGTAHRLANPGKVPLHLIEVQCGPYLGEDDIVRIEDEYGRNE